The DNA region CACATTAATTTCTTAGCATTTCTAACAATTAGATCGTCATTATAAAGGTCATTTATTTCATCCGTTTCAGAAAAACAAAGTGCCCTTTGCTTATTAGATTCAGACCACGTCCGCTCAATCGATTCTTCTACAGACCAATCCCCTAAATGTAAAATGAGTGGAACTAAACCATTTTCCTGGTCCAGTAAAAATCTAATCTCGGCACGGCCTGTAGCAATGTCATGCTCTAAATGAGCAAAAAATCCAAATTGATTTTTGTCTGAGGGAGTTTCAATATAAACACACCATTGCGGCAATCTAAATAGTACATCAGCAGGTATATTTCTGCTTATTTTGGTATTGCGTATTGATTCATATAAAGTATCAGTAAATTTATATATACCTTGTGTATACCGCCATGCATCAAGAGCTGCCAACATTGAAATTTCACAAGAGAAGTTTAAAGAAAGGCGATTATATTGTGTTGATACAATAGCTGCATGAGCGGCCATTGGCGTTAAGCACCAGTCAGGCCAATCGGGTAAATCGATGCCTTTACCTTTGCGAATATATTGAAGTGATTTCCAGGCACCTGGATATTTTTTTGTTGCTTCATTTAAATGCTGAACTGGCCGGGGTAATATGTTTTTAACTTGCATAATTTTCCTATTATATCTGGTTGTCGTTTTGTGAGGGATTTCACTAAAACCAACTGCTTTCTTGGTAAACTAGTCAAGTTGAAGTCAGATTCCCATTTGATGCATTTTAATTTTTCTAATTAAATCACATGGTTGTTGCGACATCCAAACTTGCATTTGTGCCTCACCATTATGAATACTAGATATTTGTTCTTGTACCTTGGATAAAAATTCAATCGTCAGTTCTGGTGACATTGTAACTGCTCGTAACACTTTAATTTCTTTAGTTGTACTATCAACTATATGCACATTAATTAATAACCGCTGCTTATTATTTTCAATATTGTGTAATTGAATATCTTTAATAATCCTGGCATCAAATGGGCTATCAAGTGTTAACACTGGCCTGCCTTTATTGTCATGAAATTGCCATAGCAATAATATTGCTCCATTCTTTGCTAGTATACCGCAGGAAATATTACATCTTCGTAAAGCCAAAGCTTCCAGTTTATCGATCCCCTTCATCATAATAATTAATCTATTTGAGGCTCTCAAAAACTCAGCACACGCCCCGTCCTGTACTGGTAGCTGTAAATGATATTTTTCACCAACTACCAAGTAGTTTAAAGAATCGTTTGTAAAACTTTTTGCTACTTGAAAATTTTGTTTTTTTAATGGTTCGAATTCAATTTCGGACATGGTTTTTCCTTTTTATTTTAAGATGCACTTTTCAATGCGATTAGTGATGCCATAGTATTGAGTGATATGATTTTAGTTAGCTGTTCTTGAGAAGTAGTCGTCTTACGTGTTAATGAAAGACTGATGCCTTCGATAATTTTTCGTTGAGTCATTTAAATCCTAAAATAATTAAAAAAGTTGTTGACAGGGTATTTACACATGTATTAATATACAAGCATAGTTAACACTCTTTTATCATAAAAACATTTCGCGAAAAGTCAAGCTTTTTCTATTTTTTTCTTCGCGTGCGTGAACTCATTCCCACTAATTCAGCGTATTAAATCTTCTTTTAAATTATTTTAAGATGGTTGATTTTCAATGTTTGAAGTCTCAACTCCTATTTCAATCTAAGCCAAGCAGGCTGGGGGAAGTGGACCAATTTCAAATGAAAAAATGGCTTTATACTTCCTAATGCCGTTCACTTAAAGTGAGCGGCATTTTTTCTTTTTGCCACAGGGTACTTGTTTTTACTGACTTTTAAGCACCTTGGATAACTTCGTTCTCGTTCACCCTCCAACTTAAACTGTTTGGCATTTCTCTCTATATCTAAAATGAGTTTGGGGACATTGCCTGGTGCATATAACGGCATATGGGTGAGTTTATTAATAATATGAGATGAAGCATCTCGAAAACTGAGCTGATTTGGAAATACGCTTTTAAGCGATTTCGCCATTAATATCATTTTATAACGTATTAAATTATAAGCTAATAATAACCCCCATAACTTCTGGTGTATCAGCTCTGGAAGGTTGCTTCTCAGCGTAAATCGAGTTTCTAGCATATATTGCTTCATTTCTCGATAACCCAGCTCTATCTCCCAGCGATGGGCATATAAATCAACAATCTCAGCACTCGGATAGGCCATAGGATCAAGCATTTAACTGAGAATGCTGACTTGCTTCCCTTTTACCTGACGAGTGGTTAATCTGGCTTCTATTGTCAATGGAAGTTCAGGGCGCTTCTTTCTTGATTGAGGTGTGGTACTCAGCTTCACCAGTTTATCGTGCTTACCTAAGCTGCGGATTTCTTCATATTGAGTGTCTTTTTTTAATGGCAATAACCAGTGAGTATTGACACCTTTTAACTGCCAATCATGTAATAAACCGAGCGAATAAAAGCCCTTATCAAATAAGGTCAAACTGTTGTCAGGCACACGTTTGATAAGCTTAGCGGCTAAGATCATTTCATTTTCAGCAACACTGTCAAAGGCGCTATCTACGAGTAAATGGCTACTGAGCTCCATCATGCAAACCATTCGAACTTGCGGGTAACCTGACTCACTTGCTTTGTTTGCTGTGCGCGCAAAAGCTGCGCTATTTTCTTTCGTTTCAGGAGTTCGCCATACCACGCCATCAACACCAAAGTGGTTCAAACCACACCAATGAGGATGTTCAGCGCGTTGATGTCAAGTGGCGGCTGAACGATAGAATATATCGCGCACCACATTACTACCCAACTTTTTTCTAGCCTGTGTTACAGCACTTGTAGCGACATAATCAACTTCTTGTGGTAGCACAATATCAAGCTTGTTAATCAATTGACGAACGGATTCATTGCGAAATAAAGACATACCAATAACAGCCCAAACCATAGCATCCATGGGAAGTTTTCGTCGTCTTAATGTGGCAACACCGTTGGAGTCTAGACAAGATTGAATAATATCGGGCTCAAGGACATCAGCAAGGCATGAGAATTCAGTCTGGCGGTTAATTGAAGTGCGGGCAAGAGCTTCTGAAAGTTCCATAAAAAAATCCGATAATGAAGATTATCGGATTTTGGCAGACTGAAAAGATCGGTCAAGAGATCGGTTTATTTTTTTATAACTTCAGTTCTTAACTGATCGGCATTAGGAGTTATTCCGGTCTTTTTTTATATAAAAAATGGAAATCCTTTTCCATAAAATATCATGCATTAACATGATCCGAGTCTTTGTGGTTTTCTTGGGAGCACCTACAAAGAAGCTCAAGATAATCCCTTATCTGGTTGATGAAACTTTTATTAGTTACGACCAGTGCACGTGGGTTATTTTCCAATGACCATCCGCTTGTTTAATTAACACAAGCGTTTCCATGGTCATTGAGTCAATACTTTTACCTTTATATTCACCTTGGGCGTG from Shewanella polaris includes:
- a CDS encoding AcrVA2 family anti-CRISPR protein, with the translated sequence MQVKNILPRPVQHLNEATKKYPGAWKSLQYIRKGKGIDLPDWPDWCLTPMAAHAAIVSTQYNRLSLNFSCEISMLAALDAWRYTQGIYKFTDTLYESIRNTKISRNIPADVLFRLPQWCVYIETPSDKNQFGFFAHLEHDIATGRAEIRFLLDQENGLVPLILHLGDWSVEESIERTWSESNKQRALCFSETDEINDLYNDDLIVRNAKKLMCQVAHQCISLLLYLCSDEPDIEQIEKFPPNNPTLRNTKKGLRFFPPKKSTIWNVGKDLAKSLNVDTDFKGGKNKNMTPHIRSAHWHGFWSGKRNSNSRKFNFKWLPPLIINANSLAGEFQDAA